In a single window of the Streptomyces sp. NBC_01298 genome:
- a CDS encoding helix-turn-helix domain-containing protein: MKQIRIDYEDQPTTIHDMAGDEGYSLASNWFTAKLAQLIIANRITPSQVAVFLYVASGQKRGTGVTSYTQQEITDALNVEVKKQPGAKAITRPTVNRAVKALCKYGWLESAGYGRIQLNVRLWFSGNSDDQRDVLGQIAANHDNDPHAFPYRIGPGDLTGQEAFDFPDLVTRPAKRDVAG, encoded by the coding sequence GTGAAGCAGATCCGCATCGACTACGAGGATCAGCCCACCACTATCCATGACATGGCAGGCGACGAGGGTTACAGCCTCGCCAGCAACTGGTTCACCGCAAAGCTCGCCCAGCTGATCATCGCGAATCGCATCACCCCGTCGCAGGTCGCAGTGTTCCTGTATGTTGCCAGCGGCCAGAAGCGCGGGACGGGGGTCACGTCCTACACCCAGCAGGAGATCACCGATGCTCTCAACGTAGAGGTCAAGAAGCAGCCCGGCGCCAAGGCGATCACACGCCCGACGGTCAACCGGGCGGTCAAGGCACTGTGCAAGTACGGGTGGCTCGAGAGCGCGGGCTACGGTCGGATTCAGCTGAATGTTCGCCTCTGGTTCTCCGGGAACAGTGACGATCAAAGGGATGTGCTGGGGCAGATCGCCGCGAATCATGACAATGACCCGCACGCCTTCCCGTACCGAATCGGTCCTGGTGACCTCACCGGCCAGGAGGCGTTCGACTTCCCAGACCTAGTCACTCGACCAGCGAAACGGGACGTGGCCGGGTGA
- a CDS encoding ParA family protein, translated as MTFDLADYGIEYDQFGNVFVMANGKGGVGKTTLTANAAAKTARMGLPSLVIDVNGQGNMHRDLGFGERDQGAAFAESMTKGAPLVPLTGVRENLDVIVGGPEVRKINGVITDVARNEGLMAAYLRMAVCLAPLLPRYKAVFIDTPPENPDLLRLCLLAARFAVVPVKYDAASLDDGLKDFGQAFKMAVQVNRQLRILGVAHCFSPRNSTQIHKEIVKRSQGILGKHAYVFPRAVGHSSTMAGLIRDRGRTAFELEQERVAGSKGIPDSAQPLAEDYEVLVTQIFQRAAELRKAA; from the coding sequence ATGACCTTCGACCTCGCCGACTATGGGATCGAATACGACCAGTTCGGCAACGTCTTCGTGATGGCCAACGGGAAGGGTGGCGTGGGTAAGACCACGCTGACCGCCAACGCCGCGGCCAAGACTGCTCGCATGGGGCTCCCGAGCCTGGTCATCGACGTGAACGGCCAGGGCAACATGCACCGGGATCTCGGGTTCGGAGAGCGGGATCAGGGTGCGGCCTTCGCCGAGTCGATGACCAAGGGGGCTCCTCTGGTGCCTCTCACCGGGGTTCGCGAGAACCTTGACGTCATCGTTGGCGGCCCCGAGGTGCGGAAGATCAACGGTGTTATCACCGACGTGGCACGCAATGAAGGCCTCATGGCCGCCTACCTGCGCATGGCTGTTTGCCTCGCCCCGCTACTTCCCCGATACAAGGCCGTCTTCATCGACACCCCGCCGGAGAACCCTGACCTCCTTCGGCTGTGCCTGCTGGCCGCTCGTTTCGCCGTGGTGCCCGTGAAGTACGACGCTGCGTCGCTTGATGACGGCCTCAAGGACTTCGGTCAGGCCTTCAAGATGGCTGTCCAGGTCAACAGGCAGCTGCGGATCCTCGGGGTGGCTCACTGCTTCTCGCCGCGCAACTCGACGCAGATCCACAAGGAGATCGTGAAGCGCTCGCAGGGCATCTTGGGCAAGCACGCGTACGTGTTTCCGCGGGCGGTAGGCCACTCGTCGACGATGGCCGGCCTCATTCGTGACCGTGGTCGCACGGCCTTCGAGCTCGAGCAGGAGCGTGTGGCCGGCTCGAAGGGAATTCCGGACTCGGCACAGCCGCTGGCCGAGGACTACGAGGTGCTTGTGACACAGATCTTTCAGCGTGCGGCTGAGCTGAGGAAGGCCGCCTGA